A genomic window from Acinetobacter lwoffii includes:
- a CDS encoding insulinase family protein yields the protein MTVDVTETISQTVHPAFQLVRQQHVEALDIFVSEYKHKVTGATHYHLATNHDENVFLVAFRTQPMDSKGEAHILEHTALCGSEKFPVRDPFFLMIRRSLNTFMNAFTAADWTAYPFATQNSKDFQNLLEVYMDAAFAANLNPLDFAQEGIRIELENGEPVYKGVVFNEMKGAMSSPSDQLYHTLAHHLYPHTTYHYNSGGDPKDIPDLTYQELVDFYKSHYHPSNAVFMTFGNKTAFELQEQFEHLALSKFEKGQTLYPTPETRLTAPLTVTDSYAVDAEDLQDKTYHVLSWLLPEASDIKLRLGMRLVEGILLEDSASPLRHYLETCGYADATGPFMGVDDSNFEMTFYCAVQGSNPEHAEEFKNGVFKVLEDVASKPVDQNMVDAILHQIELHQREINGDGTPYGLSLILSGLGSAIHHRDPVEVWDVDSAIAAVKEELQDPMWLSNLIKEHLLDNPHRVQLTLVPDATKSAKEAADEKARLAEIGKNLTEEQKAEIIAQTEALNVRQDTPDDLNLLPKVGLEDVPAELQIVQGQLREIICNRVDTPLNLYHAGTNGIYYQQVLVNIPDEVVQSPYFNLLSILMGEVGAGEYDYLEFQQLQTAVSGGLGMGASLRSKVDDKNKITAWLTLTTKSLVNHLDAIRLLKIGFEQLRFDEKDRIVELLQQRKTRWQSRISGSGHSYAMQTASRQHSALALRDYHNTGLGALNWLIELVSKIEKDPAEYDLLIDELKRIHRVLLQAPKQFLLVCEEPQSEHLIEEIQNVWDKLAVDPAPVALTQVEKVTHDQHEAWLIQANVQFCAAAYPAVEVSHPDAAALMVLAGYLRNGFLHSAIREKGGAYGGGASYDGNACSFRFYSYRDPRLAETFQDFDASIQWLLNAPQQPHQLEEAILGLIASMDKPGSPAGEAITACYSYLHQRTPAFRKKLRERLLNVTLDDLQRVAQTYLVEQQATKAVVAPVAKREMLEQLGFVIQQVL from the coding sequence ATGACTGTAGATGTCACTGAAACCATTTCTCAAACTGTACATCCTGCGTTTCAGTTGGTACGTCAACAACATGTTGAAGCTTTAGACATTTTCGTGTCTGAATATAAACATAAAGTGACTGGCGCCACGCATTATCATCTGGCGACCAATCACGACGAAAATGTCTTTCTGGTGGCGTTTCGTACCCAGCCGATGGATTCTAAAGGCGAAGCCCATATTCTGGAACATACTGCGCTGTGTGGTTCAGAAAAATTCCCGGTGCGTGATCCATTCTTCCTGATGATTCGCCGTTCATTGAATACTTTCATGAATGCCTTTACTGCGGCTGACTGGACTGCGTATCCATTTGCGACCCAAAATAGTAAAGATTTCCAGAACCTGCTCGAAGTGTATATGGATGCAGCATTTGCTGCGAACCTGAATCCATTGGATTTTGCCCAGGAAGGCATTCGCATTGAGCTGGAAAATGGCGAGCCTGTCTATAAAGGCGTAGTTTTTAATGAAATGAAAGGTGCGATGAGTTCGCCTTCAGACCAGCTGTATCACACGCTGGCGCATCATTTATATCCGCATACCACCTATCATTATAATTCTGGTGGTGATCCTAAAGATATTCCTGACCTGACTTACCAAGAGTTAGTAGATTTCTATAAGTCACATTACCATCCAAGTAATGCAGTCTTCATGACCTTTGGCAATAAAACAGCATTTGAATTGCAAGAGCAGTTTGAACATCTGGCATTATCCAAATTTGAAAAAGGTCAGACGCTGTATCCAACACCTGAAACCCGTTTGACTGCACCATTGACGGTTACCGACAGCTATGCGGTCGATGCCGAAGATCTACAGGACAAGACCTATCATGTGCTGTCATGGTTATTGCCGGAAGCTAGTGACATTAAACTGCGTTTGGGCATGCGTTTAGTTGAAGGGATTCTGCTTGAAGATTCAGCATCACCACTGCGTCATTATCTGGAAACGTGTGGTTATGCAGATGCAACAGGTCCATTCATGGGCGTGGATGATTCTAATTTTGAAATGACTTTCTACTGTGCGGTGCAGGGTTCAAATCCTGAACATGCAGAAGAATTTAAAAATGGTGTGTTTAAGGTTCTAGAAGATGTTGCCTCTAAACCGGTTGATCAGAACATGGTCGATGCGATCCTGCATCAAATTGAATTGCATCAGCGTGAAATCAATGGTGATGGTACGCCGTATGGTTTGAGCCTGATTCTGAGCGGTCTGGGCAGCGCGATTCATCACCGTGATCCGGTTGAAGTTTGGGATGTGGATTCTGCGATTGCCGCAGTTAAGGAAGAGCTGCAAGATCCGATGTGGCTTTCCAATCTGATCAAAGAGCATCTGCTGGATAACCCACATCGTGTCCAACTGACACTGGTTCCCGATGCGACCAAATCTGCCAAAGAAGCGGCTGATGAAAAAGCGCGTCTAGCCGAAATTGGAAAGAATCTGACTGAAGAACAAAAAGCTGAAATTATTGCCCAGACTGAAGCATTGAATGTTCGTCAGGACACGCCGGATGACTTGAACTTATTGCCGAAAGTCGGTCTGGAAGATGTCCCTGCGGAATTGCAAATTGTTCAAGGCCAGTTGCGTGAGATTATCTGTAACCGTGTTGATACGCCGTTGAACCTGTATCATGCCGGCACCAATGGGATTTATTATCAACAGGTTCTGGTCAATATTCCGGATGAAGTGGTGCAGTCGCCTTACTTTAACCTGCTGTCGATCCTGATGGGTGAAGTTGGTGCGGGTGAGTATGATTATCTTGAGTTCCAGCAACTGCAAACAGCGGTAAGTGGCGGTCTGGGCATGGGCGCATCTTTGCGTTCTAAAGTCGATGACAAAAACAAAATTACTGCCTGGTTGACGTTGACCACCAAATCTTTGGTGAATCATCTGGATGCAATTCGTCTGTTAAAGATCGGTTTTGAACAGCTTCGTTTTGATGAGAAAGACCGTATTGTTGAACTGTTACAACAGCGTAAAACGCGCTGGCAGTCACGTATTTCTGGTTCTGGACATAGCTATGCAATGCAAACGGCTTCACGTCAGCATAGTGCATTGGCTTTGCGTGATTATCACAATACCGGTTTGGGTGCATTGAACTGGCTGATCGAGCTGGTGTCTAAGATCGAAAAAGATCCGGCTGAATATGATCTGCTGATTGATGAATTAAAACGGATTCATCGGGTCTTGTTGCAAGCACCAAAGCAATTCCTGTTAGTCTGTGAAGAGCCGCAGTCTGAGCATCTGATCGAAGAAATTCAGAATGTCTGGGACAAACTTGCTGTTGATCCAGCACCGGTTGCATTGACTCAAGTCGAAAAAGTAACCCATGATCAGCACGAAGCCTGGTTGATTCAAGCCAATGTCCAATTCTGTGCGGCTGCTTATCCGGCAGTTGAAGTCTCACACCCTGATGCTGCTGCCTTGATGGTACTAGCGGGTTATTTGCGTAATGGCTTCCTGCACAGCGCCATTCGTGAAAAAGGCGGTGCCTATGGTGGTGGTGCGAGCTATGACGGCAATGCCTGTTCGTTCCGTTTCTACAGCTACCGTGACCCACGTCTGGCAGAAACCTTCCAGGATTTTGATGCGAGTATTCAGTGGTTACTCAATGCACCACAACAGCCGCATCAACTGGAAGAAGCCATTCTGGGGCTGATTGCCAGTATGGATAAACCAGGCTCACCGGCAGGCGAAGCCATTACTGCATGTTATTCCTACTTGCATCAACGTACGCCAGCGTTCCGTAAAAAATTACGTGAACGTTTATTGAATGTCACACTGGATGATTTGCAGCGTGTTGCACAGACCTATCTGGTCGAGCAGCAGGCGACGAAAGCCGTTGTGGCACCAGTGGCAAAACGTGAAATGCTGGAGCAGCTTGGTTTTGTAATTCAACAAGTTCTATAA
- a CDS encoding Rieske (2Fe-2S) protein: MTEDVPEREARSFELPDGDNIFITQRDGAFYAYQNLCPHLQVELEFLENQFLDRDQEFIECSTHGALFLVESGECISGPCQGQALEKVEITVHSDGGIYLSE, encoded by the coding sequence ATGACCGAAGACGTTCCAGAACGCGAAGCACGCTCTTTTGAGCTTCCCGATGGAGATAATATCTTTATCACACAGCGTGACGGTGCCTTCTATGCCTATCAAAACCTGTGTCCGCATTTGCAGGTCGAACTGGAATTTCTGGAAAACCAGTTTCTGGATCGCGATCAGGAATTTATTGAATGCTCCACGCATGGCGCCTTGTTTCTGGTAGAAAGCGGTGAATGCATTTCTGGGCCTTGCCAAGGTCAAGCACTTGAAAAAGTAGAGATTACCGTGCATTCTGATGGTGGAATTTACCTCTCAGAATAA
- a CDS encoding GNAT family N-acetyltransferase, translated as MNIKIVTAEQLPDQIETLATLARKEGYNLVDKLIEEYRTGKNCFSHANEYLVVAHDGKKLVGCGGLNQQWGDNGIEDRIGRVRRFYVHPKYRQHGVGKQLLAYLEQLARPHYSALCLQTDTRLAASFYQKQNYVFVENNPSYNYFKYLIS; from the coding sequence ATGAATATTAAAATTGTAACAGCCGAACAACTCCCGGATCAGATCGAAACACTGGCAACTCTGGCACGTAAAGAAGGCTATAATTTGGTAGATAAGTTAATAGAAGAATATCGCACCGGGAAAAACTGCTTTAGCCACGCCAATGAATATTTGGTGGTGGCGCATGATGGCAAGAAACTGGTTGGCTGTGGTGGCTTAAACCAGCAATGGGGAGATAACGGCATTGAAGACCGCATTGGTCGTGTACGCCGTTTTTATGTGCATCCGAAATATCGTCAGCATGGCGTAGGCAAACAGCTTTTGGCTTACCTAGAGCAATTGGCACGTCCGCATTATTCGGCTTTATGCTTACAAACAGATACCCGACTGGCCGCCAGTTTTTATCAAAAGCAGAATTATGTATTTGTAGAAAATAATCCAAGCTATAACTATTTTAAATATCTGATTTCTTAA
- a CDS encoding adenosine kinase — protein sequence MATVDLFAIGNALIDQEFKVSDDFLTAHHLQKGTMQLADGETQATLYQNLQATQVYKGQASGGSAANTTVAFSALGGSAFYGCRVGNDELGHIYLKGLNDAGIKTTTQSISEGVTGTCMVLVSPDSERTMHTYLGITAELTDQQIDFSALNSAKWLYLEGYLSTSDTARHAVQQARDIARANGVKIALTLSDPAMVQYARAGLDEMIADGVDLLLCNQQEALMYTETDNLEAALLKLKTISQHVVITLSAEGALISDYQNTFTVPGRKVPAVDANGAGDAFAGAFLYGLNANLGLQAAAELAILISSQVVSQFGPRLAVEDYAALLQDFQKECA from the coding sequence ATGGCAACTGTTGATCTTTTTGCGATTGGTAATGCGCTGATTGACCAAGAATTTAAAGTTTCTGATGACTTTTTAACTGCACATCACTTGCAAAAAGGCACCATGCAACTTGCAGATGGTGAGACTCAGGCCACTCTTTATCAAAATCTTCAAGCGACTCAAGTGTATAAGGGTCAGGCTTCAGGCGGTTCAGCAGCCAACACTACCGTGGCATTTTCTGCGCTCGGTGGTTCTGCATTTTATGGCTGTCGTGTCGGAAATGACGAACTGGGGCACATCTACCTGAAGGGTTTGAATGATGCAGGTATTAAGACCACCACCCAATCGATCAGTGAAGGCGTAACAGGGACATGTATGGTTCTGGTCAGCCCTGATTCTGAACGTACCATGCATACCTATCTGGGTATTACGGCCGAACTGACTGATCAACAAATTGATTTCAGCGCACTAAATAGCGCGAAATGGCTATATCTCGAAGGTTATTTATCAACTTCTGACACAGCACGTCATGCGGTACAACAAGCACGTGATATTGCCCGTGCCAATGGCGTTAAAATTGCCCTAACTTTATCTGATCCTGCCATGGTGCAATACGCGCGTGCCGGTTTGGATGAAATGATTGCAGATGGTGTAGACTTGCTGTTATGTAACCAGCAAGAAGCGCTGATGTATACAGAAACAGATAATCTTGAGGCAGCCCTGCTTAAATTAAAAACAATCAGTCAGCACGTTGTCATTACATTGTCAGCTGAAGGCGCACTGATTTCGGATTATCAAAATACATTTACTGTTCCTGGCCGTAAAGTGCCTGCAGTAGATGCCAACGGTGCCGGTGATGCTTTTGCCGGGGCTTTCCTGTACGGATTGAATGCTAATTTGGGTCTTCAAGCTGCGGCTGAACTGGCGATTCTCATTTCGAGCCAGGTGGTTTCACAATTTGGTCCACGCCTGGCAGTTGAAGACTATGCGGCATTATTACAAGACTTTCAAAAGGAATGTGCTTAA
- a CDS encoding DUF2797 domain-containing protein, producing MELQGICHKMHVGLKDLSVTDQQIQRANVEYKLILDRAEIDLPFNLGQEIEIEWTGNIYCVSCGNKTSKSFSQGHCFKCFKTNASCDMCIMKPETCHYHLGTCREDEFAQNVCFQPHIVYLANSSALKVGITRTSQMPTRWLDQGASQALPIMKVGSRRLSGKLEVMFGTQVADKTDWRKLLKGEAEPLNLIEVREQLLEEFAPKIQSIREEFNQNLEFNENIEVLEDEFAREFIYPVEQYPEKIKSHNLDKTPVIRGKLQGIKGQYLILDTGVINMRKYTGYQLIIRA from the coding sequence ATGGAACTTCAGGGCATTTGTCATAAAATGCACGTCGGCCTCAAGGACCTTAGTGTAACTGATCAACAGATACAGCGGGCAAATGTTGAATATAAATTAATTTTAGATCGTGCAGAAATTGATCTTCCGTTTAATTTAGGCCAAGAAATCGAGATTGAATGGACCGGTAATATTTACTGCGTGTCTTGTGGCAACAAAACTTCCAAATCATTTTCGCAAGGTCACTGTTTTAAATGTTTTAAAACCAATGCTTCATGTGATATGTGCATCATGAAGCCAGAGACGTGCCATTATCATTTGGGCACTTGCCGCGAAGATGAATTTGCACAGAATGTCTGCTTCCAACCACATATTGTCTATCTGGCCAATTCCAGTGCATTAAAGGTCGGCATTACCCGTACCAGCCAAATGCCGACTCGCTGGCTTGATCAGGGTGCCTCCCAAGCCCTGCCGATTATGAAAGTGGGCTCACGTCGTCTTTCCGGAAAGCTTGAGGTCATGTTTGGTACGCAGGTTGCTGATAAAACTGACTGGCGCAAGCTACTGAAAGGTGAAGCAGAACCATTGAACCTGATTGAAGTGCGTGAACAACTGCTGGAAGAATTTGCGCCTAAAATTCAAAGCATTCGCGAAGAATTTAATCAGAATCTAGAATTTAATGAAAATATTGAAGTATTGGAAGATGAATTCGCACGAGAGTTTATTTATCCGGTAGAACAATATCCGGAAAAGATTAAATCGCATAATCTGGATAAAACTCCTGTGATTCGTGGCAAATTACAAGGCATCAAGGGCCAGTATTTAATTCTGGATACTGGCGTGATTAATATGCGCAAATATACCGGTTATCAACTGATTATTCGTGCTTAA
- a CDS encoding DUF6231 family protein, which yields MAEQNVITSMLDDFAQEQPIHTAICIGQDLSQVQFQPAIQWSYFSVSDFLNLPFQQRYDLAVVMLDTAETEHLSEQIMSQILVKLRDLFAKRLVVISRLQNEKLLRALGFTQLIDKTTHEADFALWQFNILTYKHVPDWFNSKFWAKPENWDKFRW from the coding sequence ATGGCTGAGCAGAATGTCATTACTTCAATGCTAGACGATTTCGCACAGGAACAGCCAATTCATACTGCTATTTGTATTGGGCAGGACTTGAGCCAAGTCCAGTTTCAGCCAGCTATTCAATGGTCCTATTTTAGCGTATCTGACTTTTTAAATCTGCCTTTTCAGCAACGTTATGACTTGGCTGTGGTGATGCTGGATACTGCAGAAACAGAACATTTGTCTGAACAGATCATGAGTCAAATTCTGGTGAAATTACGTGATTTGTTTGCCAAACGGCTAGTGGTGATCAGCCGGCTGCAAAATGAAAAGTTATTGAGAGCTTTAGGATTTACCCAGCTGATTGACAAGACCACACATGAGGCCGATTTTGCGCTGTGGCAGTTTAATATTTTAACCTATAAGCACGTGCCAGACTGGTTTAACTCCAAATTTTGGGCTAAGCCGGAAAACTGGGATAAATTTCGCTGGTAA
- a CDS encoding OB-fold-containig protein codes for MPAFFLDYNLMPFHLSLLAIILFGVVKTIGFYFGLRPSKFLQKISPYDFQQMDLLNVKFSKTLIVFFFLMNFSFAGYVLQFLIYSQEFKFLPAYYLIIPALIIATFFTIFMIHCLDQVIPPKYKKNNVNLLGRLATISSGNARPGFSAQARVRDEYGQLHYVQVEPEFGELGFQSQIILIRMRKSHYVAKKICKSNQLFSMNLD; via the coding sequence ATGCCTGCATTTTTTCTAGACTATAACCTGATGCCTTTTCATCTGAGTTTATTGGCGATTATTCTGTTCGGTGTGGTGAAAACCATTGGTTTCTATTTTGGACTCAGACCCAGCAAGTTTCTGCAAAAAATTTCACCTTATGACTTTCAGCAGATGGATCTACTAAACGTCAAATTCTCCAAAACCTTGATTGTGTTTTTCTTCCTGATGAATTTTAGTTTTGCCGGCTATGTTTTACAGTTCCTGATCTATTCTCAGGAATTTAAATTTCTGCCTGCTTATTACCTGATTATTCCGGCTTTAATCATTGCGACTTTTTTTACTATTTTTATGATTCACTGTCTGGATCAGGTCATTCCACCTAAATATAAAAAGAACAATGTCAATTTACTTGGCCGTTTGGCGACAATTTCCAGTGGCAATGCCCGACCCGGTTTTTCTGCTCAAGCGCGGGTGCGAGATGAGTATGGGCAACTGCATTATGTACAGGTAGAACCTGAGTTTGGTGAACTCGGTTTTCAGTCGCAGATTATCCTGATTCGCATGAGAAAATCTCATTATGTTGCCAAGAAAATTTGTAAATCTAATCAGCTGTTCAGCATGAATCTAGATTAA
- a CDS encoding YidB family protein, translating to MTNLSSIVEILAKQALGGGQSQQKSSQQGGLADILGSVLGHLNQSNSQQNQNTQNQQNQTGQQTRQNGLGAILGSVISQFGGSGTQGTAQPRSGLGGSTGKTLLIAVLPLVLAWIQKQGGLQGALDKLKGQGLNSQVDDWVSTGPGENANVDPQQVQNLFDDQEVEAVAQQTHAPKQDVYSAISQVLPQIIDSLTPQGEQTSKQEANNDIQNVLNMVSGLLKK from the coding sequence ATGACAAACCTGAGTAGTATTGTGGAAATATTAGCAAAGCAGGCATTGGGTGGTGGGCAGTCGCAGCAAAAGTCCTCACAACAAGGTGGCTTGGCAGATATCCTGGGGTCTGTGCTAGGGCATTTAAACCAGTCAAATTCTCAGCAAAATCAAAATACTCAAAACCAGCAAAATCAAACCGGCCAGCAGACTCGACAAAATGGTCTGGGGGCAATTTTAGGTTCAGTAATAAGTCAGTTCGGTGGTAGTGGTACTCAAGGTACTGCTCAGCCTCGTTCAGGATTGGGTGGTTCTACTGGTAAAACCTTATTGATTGCAGTACTGCCTTTAGTGCTGGCCTGGATTCAAAAACAGGGCGGTTTACAGGGTGCATTAGACAAGCTAAAAGGACAGGGGCTCAATAGCCAGGTCGATGATTGGGTGTCGACCGGCCCCGGTGAAAATGCCAATGTCGATCCGCAGCAGGTGCAAAACCTGTTTGATGATCAGGAAGTTGAAGCAGTTGCACAACAAACCCATGCACCGAAGCAGGATGTGTATAGTGCGATTTCACAGGTCTTGCCGCAGATTATTGATTCGCTTACTCCACAAGGTGAGCAAACCAGCAAGCAGGAAGCCAATAATGATATTCAAAATGTATTGAATATGGTTTCAGGACTTCTTAAAAAATAA